The DNA segment CCTCATATATATCATGGTGCAAAACGAGAATTTAAAACCGACGAATGCGATTTGGTAATTACTTCCTATGGAATGTTACGTAGCGATGCATCTAAATTTCAGAAGATTAAGTGGGAAGTATTGGCCATTGATGAAGCTCAAAACATAAAGAATCCGGGAACGGAACAAACAAAAGCAGTTAAAAAAATAAAAGCTGATGTTAAAATCGCTATGAGTGGAACTCCAGTTGAAAACAGGCTAAGTGAATATTGGAGTTTATTTGATTTCGTTAATAAGGGCTATCTGGGTTCAGCAAAGTATTTTAAGAAAGCTTTTGCCTCACCTATCGAGAATGACAATAATGAGGAACAACTTGAAAGGTTCCGGAAAATAACAGAACCTTTTATCCTCAGAAGATTAAAAACCGATAAATCAATCATATCTGATTTGCCCGAAAAAATTGAGCATGATTGTTTTGTTGAACTTGCAAAAGAACAAACAGCACTGTATCAAAATGTGGTCGATTCGATGATGAAAACGCTTGAAAATGCAGAAGAAGACTCCATTGAAAGAAAAGGGCTGGTGCTTAAAATGATGACCGCTTTAAAACAGGTATGTAACCACCCGTCACAATTCTTAAAGAAAGAAGATGACCGTATAGAATTATCAGGAAAAACGGAGATGTTGATTCAGTTGCTTCGTTCCATTTACGAGAATGATGAAAAAGTACTGATATTTACCCAATACAAAGAAATGGGGACAATTCTTGTGCGCATTTTAGAAAATGTTTTCGATAGTCAACCTCTTTTCTTACATGGAGGTGTTTCTCGTCAGAAAAGAGATGACATGGTTGAAGATTTTCAGACTAAAAAGCATAAGAAAATATTTATCCTTTCCATAAAAGCCGGAGGTACAGGATTAAACTTAACCGCAGCTAATCATGTTATCCATTACGATTTGTGGTGGAATCCGGCTGTTGAAGCTCAAGCTACCGACAGGGCTTTTCGTATTGGTCAGCAAAAAAATGTATTGGTGCATCGCATGATTTCCAAGGGGACTTTTGAAGAAAAGATTAATGAAATGCTTCTGGATAAAAAACACTTGGCTGATTTAACCGTTTCAGCTGGTGAAAAATGGATTGGAGATTTGTCTAACATAGAGCTTAAAACCCTTGTTAGTATGAATGATTAAGGCTGAGTGCCTGAGTGTTTGTAAGGAATGGCTTTGTCGCAAATATCCACCAAATTTGCGACATAAAAATACATCATAGATGCTTAAAACAACTGAAATACATATAATTGAAAAATAAAAAAAGCCAAGAGGGGTTCGGTGTTTTTTGTGGATGATTTTTTACGCTTTGGTTCGTCGAAAGCAGCAGGGAAAGCTTTGGAGCGACTTGTTATGAGAGGTGAAATATCCAGAGTAGCCAGAGGTATGTATGCACGCTTAAAGAAACATGAAATATTTGGGGAGATTCAGCCAACTGTTGAAGAAATAGCAAATGCAATAGCTAAAAGAGATAAAGCTCGCATTGTTCCTACCGGAGTTTTAGCATTAAATGCCCTTGGTTTATCAACTCAAGTACCATTAAAAATTGTTTATCTGACAGATGGTTCTGCCCGGATTATTAAAATTGGGCAACGAACGATAAAATTCAAGAAAACTTCTCCTAAAAACCTTGCTACGATTGGAGCTATTAGTAGCCTAGTCATACAAGCACTTAAAGAAATAGGAAAAGATAATGCAACTGATGATGAAATAAAGATTGTACTAAAACAATTAGAAAAAGAAGAGCAGTATCGTTTAGAACAGGATATAAAACTAGCCCCGGAGTGGATACGAATTATCATGAGAAAAGCCTTAAAAAAAGAAGATTATGAATAGATGGCATAGTGTTCCGGATGCAGACAAACAGGTAGCACACAATCAGATTTGGGAAAAGACCAACCTTCCTGCATTTGCAGTTGAAAAAGATTGGTGGGTTGTTCAAACACTTTCCATTTTATTTGAGTTGGAAATTGGCGAATACTTGGTATTTAAAGGTTAATGTGCAGATGCACATTAACCTTTTTATGTATAGCAAATGATTATGCATAGTTGGATTCTTTATCTATTTTATAATCAACGCTATTTTCTTCTTCAAATAGCATTTACTGTACATAGTAATTTTCTATATTTTGATTCTCACCAATTTATAGAAATTATGAAAGATTTATTGATTCGAGGATGGGATGTCGTTAAACGAGCATCCCTGTACCTGTCGGAGAAACTTGAATTCTCCAGTTTCACAGTTGACAAACACTTCAAGAATTGGCAAAATCTCAAAGAATTTGCTCTAACAAAGAAAGTGTGTGTTGACTTCAACAGTTATGAGAGTGTTAGAAAACTCATTTCTAATTATGTTTTATCTTCTCCGGGGGATTTTGAACAAAATACTTCTCTGAGCTATTCTTTGAACATACTTCAGGAATATATCCGAGATGGTAAAATCCTTAGCACACTTGAGACAACGGATTTTTCAGGTTCTATCGGGCAAAGAATGTTTGAGTTTATCAGCAAGAAGGAAGGAGAGCATTTAAGATTATCCTCTCTTAAAACTTATGAACTTCAATTGTCCCGTTTTCTTAAATACCAGAAAGAGACCTTCATTAATGATGATGTCACTTCAATTAACGCAAGTTGCCTATATAGTTATATAAAATATCTACCTGTTGAACATAAAAGCAACACCTACATTGCAATCAGTGTAATCAAGAGATTCTTAGAATGGCTGTTTGAAAATCATTATATCCAGTCTAATCTGTCGATTATGATACCAAGTGGGAGATATACCCAACAATCGGAACTCCCATCTGTATACACTAAAGATGAGATCGCGAGGATTTTGGGTAATGTCGATAGAGGGTACTCAACAGGAAAGAGAGACTATCTTGTTTTATTGCTTGGAGCACGGTTAGGTCTAAGAAGCTCAGATATATGCAATTTGAGATTCGAAAATATTAAATGGGAAGAAAACATTATTGAGTTGGAACAGGTGAAGACATCCAACCCATTGAATCTACCATTACTTCCAGAAGTGGGGAATGCTATTATTGACTATCTTCGTTACGGACGTCTAAAATCTGATTTACCATATATTGTACTAAGTGCAAAGGAGCCATATGTCAAATTGAAAAGTGGCTCTATCTATACCATTACAAGTAACGCGATTAAAACTGCAAAAATAGACGTGGGAAGACGTCGTCGGGGTCCACACGCGTTAAGGCACTCATTAGCGGCAAGAATGTTGGAAAGCCAAACGGCAATGCCTGTAATATCAGAGGTGTTAGGGCACGCAGATACGACATCAACTCTTTATTACTTAAGGATAGACGTGACATCGCTACGGGAATGTCCATTGGACACGAATATGGTAGCTGAAAGTTTTTATGAACAATTTAAGTGGTGAGTCATGGCAATGCGTTTTTACGGTACATATGCTGAATACATTAAAGCCTTTATTGATATTAAGCGTCATTGCGGTTTTAAGTATTGTACAGAAGAAAAGATACTACGTTTATTTGACGATTTTACCATACAACATAAAGAAAGAAGTATTGGCATTAGTAAGGAACTGGCTTTGGCGTGGAGTAAAAAACGGGAAAATGAATCTGACGCTTATCGATATAAGCGCAGTATTACATTAAACCAGTTTGCACTGTATTTAAGCCAGAACGGCAAAGCGTCCGCAAGGTCTCATGTTCCCAAACCCAGGAAAACCTTTGTTCCATATATCTATACTGTTTCTGAAACAGATAAAATACTGGAAATATGCGACAGTTTGATATGTGTACCAATGAGAATAGACTCTGTTCGTTTTGTAATGCCTGCTTTACTCCGTTTTTTGGTTTGTACGGGGGGTGAGAATCGGGGAAGCACTTGACATATTGGATGAAGATATGGACCTGAAACAAAAAGTGTTTGTTTTGCGTGATTCGAAAAATGGTAAAGAAAGACTGCTTCCCTTTACAAAATCACTTTGCGATGTTCTCTTGCAGTATCGTACACACCGGGATTGTCTAAA comes from the Saccharicrinis fermentans DSM 9555 = JCM 21142 genome and includes:
- a CDS encoding DUF6088 family protein; this encodes MKKAKRGSVFFVDDFLRFGSSKAAGKALERLVMRGEISRVARGMYARLKKHEIFGEIQPTVEEIANAIAKRDKARIVPTGVLALNALGLSTQVPLKIVYLTDGSARIIKIGQRTIKFKKTSPKNLATIGAISSLVIQALKEIGKDNATDDEIKIVLKQLEKEEQYRLEQDIKLAPEWIRIIMRKALKKEDYE
- a CDS encoding tyrosine-type recombinase/integrase produces the protein MKDLLIRGWDVVKRASLYLSEKLEFSSFTVDKHFKNWQNLKEFALTKKVCVDFNSYESVRKLISNYVLSSPGDFEQNTSLSYSLNILQEYIRDGKILSTLETTDFSGSIGQRMFEFISKKEGEHLRLSSLKTYELQLSRFLKYQKETFINDDVTSINASCLYSYIKYLPVEHKSNTYIAISVIKRFLEWLFENHYIQSNLSIMIPSGRYTQQSELPSVYTKDEIARILGNVDRGYSTGKRDYLVLLLGARLGLRSSDICNLRFENIKWEENIIELEQVKTSNPLNLPLLPEVGNAIIDYLRYGRLKSDLPYIVLSAKEPYVKLKSGSIYTITSNAIKTAKIDVGRRRRGPHALRHSLAARMLESQTAMPVISEVLGHADTTSTLYYLRIDVTSLRECPLDTNMVAESFYEQFKW